In Holophagales bacterium, one DNA window encodes the following:
- a CDS encoding ferrous iron transport protein A yields MPSPDDPNCPHAPADEAGGVRLVQLGRGESGRMASADLTREDCELLHALGLTDQCLLRVCQAGDPCIVQVRTTRIGLSQRMAERIRVVPTGTD; encoded by the coding sequence ATGCCTTCGCCCGACGACCCGAACTGCCCGCACGCCCCCGCCGACGAAGCCGGGGGCGTTCGCCTGGTGCAACTCGGGCGGGGCGAGAGCGGGCGGATGGCCTCCGCCGACCTGACGCGCGAGGACTGCGAGCTCTTGCACGCCCTGGGGCTTACCGACCAGTGCCTGCTGCGCGTCTGCCAGGCCGGCGACCCCTGCATCGTCCAGGTGCGGACGACCCGCATCGGGCTCTCGCAGCGGATGGCGGAGCGGATTCGCGTCGTGCCCACGGGCACGGACTGA
- a CDS encoding ferrous iron transporter B — protein MATEPPPFPPTERAAGSPATPPRERPRLALVGNPNTGKTSLFNRLCGVRAKTANFPGTTTDLRVGRAQLGNDPSPLPAEVLDLPGLYRLDLELPESTLVRGILRGEAPYSRPDAVLVVVDATNLVRNLYLVGELLREGLPTVVALNMIDLAQRRGLTVDAPRLAALLGCPVVPVVARRGIGMEILLGFLRQALREPKAPAPLADLPVGPRGELPMRELERWADAVVEASVGGAGALGTASDTVVERLDQAFTHPILGVLIFGLVMSGLFWTIFAFASLPMDLIEKTFAHLGSWVETTLPPGALRDLVAGGVLGGIAGTVVFLPQICLLFFLISLLEDTGYLARAAFVMDRVLCRFGLPGYAFVPLLASHACALPGILSTKLIPDRQDRLATILVAPFMSCSARLPVYVLLTSLLFRDDPLKAGLVFAGCYLLGAGAALGSAAIARRTILPGRSRPMVLELPTYKLPSLRSALLAAAEQGLSFLKTAGTVILAICIVMWWLSAYPKAGPSPAAEALRVEAAASAGRDAARAAGLLAEAEALQARHQQGQSFAGRMGRAVQPVFAPLGYDWQITVSVLTSFLAREVFVSSLTVLLAGTDAGAEPDAGVIDKVRRATRADGTPLLSPATSYSLLVFFVLAMQCLPTLATSRKETGSWTWPALQLVWMSSVAYLGAFVTFHGLHLLGVS, from the coding sequence ATGGCCACGGAACCACCGCCTTTCCCGCCGACGGAGCGTGCCGCCGGATCGCCTGCGACTCCACCGCGCGAGCGCCCGCGCCTGGCGCTCGTCGGCAATCCCAACACCGGCAAGACGAGCCTGTTCAACCGCCTTTGCGGCGTGCGGGCGAAGACGGCGAACTTCCCCGGCACGACGACCGATCTGCGGGTCGGACGCGCGCAACTCGGCAACGACCCAAGCCCGCTGCCGGCCGAAGTGCTGGATCTCCCCGGCCTCTACCGGCTCGACCTCGAGCTGCCGGAGTCGACCCTGGTGCGCGGCATCCTGCGTGGCGAGGCGCCCTACTCGCGCCCCGACGCGGTGCTGGTCGTCGTCGACGCCACCAACCTGGTGCGCAACCTCTACCTGGTCGGCGAGCTGCTGCGCGAGGGGTTGCCGACCGTCGTCGCGCTGAACATGATCGACCTCGCCCAGCGACGCGGGCTCACCGTCGACGCGCCGCGTCTCGCGGCGCTGCTCGGTTGCCCGGTGGTCCCGGTGGTCGCCCGGCGCGGCATCGGCATGGAGATCCTCCTCGGCTTCCTGCGGCAGGCGCTCCGCGAGCCGAAGGCGCCGGCGCCGCTCGCCGATCTCCCGGTCGGGCCGCGCGGCGAGCTGCCGATGCGAGAGCTCGAGCGGTGGGCCGACGCCGTGGTCGAGGCGAGCGTCGGCGGCGCCGGAGCGCTCGGCACGGCGAGCGACACGGTGGTCGAGCGGCTCGACCAGGCGTTCACCCACCCGATCCTCGGGGTGCTGATCTTCGGGTTGGTGATGAGCGGTCTCTTCTGGACCATCTTCGCCTTCGCTTCGCTGCCGATGGACCTGATCGAGAAGACCTTCGCCCACCTCGGGAGCTGGGTCGAGACGACCCTGCCGCCCGGCGCACTGCGCGATCTGGTGGCCGGCGGCGTCCTCGGCGGCATCGCCGGGACGGTGGTCTTCTTGCCGCAGATCTGCCTGCTCTTCTTTCTCATCAGTTTGCTCGAGGACACCGGCTACCTCGCCCGCGCCGCCTTCGTCATGGACCGCGTGCTCTGTCGATTCGGGCTGCCGGGCTACGCCTTCGTGCCGCTGCTCGCGTCGCACGCCTGCGCGCTGCCGGGGATCCTCTCGACCAAGCTGATCCCCGATCGGCAGGATCGCCTGGCCACGATCCTCGTGGCTCCGTTCATGAGCTGTTCGGCGCGCCTGCCGGTCTACGTCCTGCTGACCAGCCTGCTCTTCCGCGACGATCCGCTGAAGGCCGGGCTCGTCTTCGCCGGCTGCTATCTGCTCGGTGCGGGAGCGGCGCTCGGCAGCGCGGCAATCGCGCGGCGGACCATCCTGCCGGGGCGTTCGCGGCCGATGGTCCTCGAGCTGCCGACTTACAAGCTGCCGTCGCTGCGCAGCGCGCTGCTCGCCGCGGCGGAGCAGGGGCTCTCGTTTCTCAAGACCGCCGGGACGGTGATCCTCGCCATCTGCATCGTCATGTGGTGGCTTTCGGCCTATCCGAAGGCCGGGCCGTCGCCGGCGGCCGAGGCGCTACGCGTCGAAGCGGCTGCGTCGGCGGGCCGCGACGCGGCCCGGGCCGCGGGGCTGCTTGCCGAGGCCGAGGCGCTCCAGGCGCGTCACCAGCAGGGACAGAGCTTCGCCGGCCGGATGGGCCGGGCCGTGCAGCCGGTATTCGCTCCGCTCGGGTACGACTGGCAGATCACCGTCTCGGTGTTGACGAGCTTCCTTGCTCGCGAGGTCTTCGTCTCGAGCCTCACCGTCCTGCTTGCCGGGACCGACGCCGGCGCCGAGCCCGACGCGGGGGTGATCGACAAGGTGCGCCGCGCCACCCGCGCCGACGGCACGCCGCTGCTCTCGCCGGCGACGTCCTATTCGCTGCTGGTCTTCTTCGTCCTGGCGATGCAGTGCCTGCCGACGCTCGCCACGTCGCGCAAGGAGACCGGCTCGTGGACGTGGCCGGCGCTCCAGCTCGTCTGGATGTCGTCGGTCGCCTACCTCGGTGCTTTCGTCACCTTCCACGGCCTCCATCTGCTGGGGGTCTCGTGA